In Halobacteriovorax marinus SJ, the following proteins share a genomic window:
- a CDS encoding PilZ domain-containing protein has product MIQDGESIHDEFEIHSFFRVLNQSKAKIWLWQRKDEKRVVQYAVVRKVDLIKQVVHIAPCSSKGFKFTSIDEFFFFNAQKSLAFKFSARDLTKDMIIFPIPNRILKVSNDFLKNIELVEKENEDKFKHLRNAPRVQPQGQQQVTIKRLLLSGEYAHQESFPLYDMSSGGMGIKVIDPSEFDIGDLIQVVAINAKEAPKKMSGEVVSIRQAEDDSSVFKVGIKFSN; this is encoded by the coding sequence ATGATTCAAGATGGTGAATCCATTCACGATGAATTTGAGATTCACTCTTTCTTTAGAGTTCTCAATCAAAGTAAGGCCAAAATTTGGCTCTGGCAGCGAAAGGATGAAAAACGTGTTGTTCAATATGCTGTCGTGAGAAAGGTTGATTTGATTAAGCAAGTCGTTCACATCGCTCCTTGTAGCTCAAAGGGCTTCAAGTTTACTTCTATAGATGAGTTCTTCTTTTTTAACGCACAAAAATCGCTTGCCTTTAAGTTCAGCGCAAGAGACTTAACTAAAGATATGATTATCTTTCCAATTCCAAATCGCATCTTAAAAGTCTCCAATGATTTTCTAAAGAATATTGAATTGGTCGAAAAAGAAAATGAAGATAAATTCAAGCATCTAAGAAATGCTCCTAGAGTACAACCCCAGGGTCAACAGCAAGTTACGATTAAAAGACTTCTATTAAGTGGTGAATACGCTCACCAAGAAAGCTTCCCCCTCTACGATATGTCATCAGGAGGAATGGGTATTAAGGTCATTGACCCTTCAGAGTTTGACATCGGTGATCTTATCCAAGTCGTTGCAATAAATGCTAAAGAAGCTCCAAAGAAAATGTCTGGAGAGGTTGTAAGTATTAGACAAGCAGAAGATGATTCTTCAGTCTTTAAGGTCGGAATTAAGTTTTCAAATTAA
- a CDS encoding DUF2341 domain-containing protein — protein sequence MSLLTLFAACNSAKESVEVVDQGRFNRPPVSTPDDPTNDDISLVNSLVAITRERLAPSDQAIITFTARDSDGVAINEGGLDVDFSLVGDGTSTGTFSATVDTGNGVYKATLTGIDYGSKNTIRVEVEGSTLIFVQPLQLQVISGDYYREIDLDNSTDQDEFQIEVNLTTSNFDYSNAESAGEDIRFFDEDFNEQDFWIENWDNTGDSKIWVKVQNSGTDKLLLVYGNNSLASASSREGVFSYDVNKDIYYELSQVAGPRNYGISSYISNNNVDVLTNAGYSSQTISPVAATTYSNVISGLIGVDGPISGRFLTFNDGADTVAPLSFASTTLAYPKSRGTDDWDIYNPNSVTANFTLSNYDSSGNLVNSNSYSLAAGAELHIDYDVSKMGLIESDYPLLGLYYQSNSNDAVVMMKPSTDIIGPAATSGSIAIVEDGTNGTIYYTNGTTQAFSGDKGDVIDFSGGGSQNSATGLRVIATKGVSAVSQADSDGSESASFWPIEELNNDYIVPASSQYVVIICPETVNITLTDPGGNDNSGVCVPAGGNNPGVISFGSATVVSFQDGTRVSGDANFFMYYEYEDEDETNVVSWKQARSYSPVPVSTSVGAEQSWD from the coding sequence ATGAGTTTACTAACTCTCTTCGCTGCATGTAACTCGGCGAAGGAGTCTGTTGAAGTTGTTGACCAAGGAAGGTTTAATCGCCCGCCTGTCTCTACTCCCGATGATCCTACAAATGATGATATTTCTCTTGTAAACTCTCTTGTTGCAATAACTAGGGAGCGTCTTGCTCCCAGTGATCAGGCCATTATAACTTTTACTGCAAGAGACTCTGATGGTGTGGCCATAAATGAAGGTGGTCTTGATGTGGACTTCTCATTAGTTGGAGATGGAACTTCAACAGGAACTTTCTCGGCCACTGTAGATACTGGAAATGGAGTGTATAAAGCTACACTAACTGGAATTGATTATGGATCTAAGAATACCATAAGAGTAGAAGTTGAGGGGAGTACTCTCATCTTTGTACAACCCCTACAATTACAAGTGATAAGCGGTGACTACTATAGAGAAATTGATTTAGATAATTCTACGGATCAAGATGAGTTTCAAATTGAAGTTAACCTGACAACTTCAAACTTTGACTACTCTAATGCTGAATCAGCAGGTGAGGATATTAGATTTTTTGATGAAGACTTTAATGAACAAGATTTTTGGATTGAAAATTGGGACAATACTGGAGACTCAAAAATCTGGGTGAAGGTCCAAAACTCAGGAACAGATAAATTACTTTTAGTGTATGGAAATAATTCTCTTGCGAGTGCATCTAGTAGAGAAGGTGTTTTTTCATATGATGTTAATAAAGATATTTACTATGAACTCTCTCAAGTTGCGGGTCCAAGAAATTATGGAATCTCGTCTTATATTAGTAATAATAACGTAGATGTCCTCACTAATGCAGGCTACTCATCTCAAACGATATCTCCGGTTGCAGCGACAACATACTCAAATGTCATAAGTGGTCTGATCGGTGTTGACGGACCAATCTCTGGAAGGTTTCTTACATTCAATGATGGAGCTGATACTGTAGCCCCTCTAAGCTTTGCTTCAACAACTTTGGCCTATCCAAAGTCGAGAGGAACAGATGATTGGGATATTTATAATCCAAACTCTGTAACTGCTAATTTTACACTTTCTAATTATGATAGCTCTGGAAACTTAGTGAACTCTAATAGCTATTCACTTGCAGCTGGTGCTGAACTTCATATCGATTACGACGTATCAAAAATGGGATTAATTGAAAGTGATTATCCTCTTCTAGGTTTATATTATCAGTCTAATTCAAATGATGCAGTAGTCATGATGAAGCCATCGACAGATATAATTGGTCCAGCTGCCACAAGTGGGTCTATTGCTATTGTGGAAGACGGGACAAATGGAACGATCTACTACACTAATGGAACAACTCAAGCATTCTCTGGTGATAAGGGAGATGTCATAGACTTCTCTGGTGGAGGAAGTCAAAATAGTGCAACTGGACTTCGTGTTATTGCCACTAAGGGAGTAAGTGCAGTTTCCCAAGCAGATAGTGATGGTTCTGAGTCAGCATCATTTTGGCCAATTGAAGAATTAAATAACGACTATATTGTTCCAGCAAGCTCGCAGTATGTAGTCATCATTTGTCCTGAAACAGTAAATATCACCCTCACTGATCCAGGTGGAAATGACAACTCAGGAGTTTGTGTACCTGCTGGTGGCAATAACCCTGGAGTTATTTCATTTGGTAGTGCAACTGTTGTTAGTTTTCAAGATGGAACGAGAGTTTCCGGGGATGCTAACTTTTTCATGTACTACGAGTATGAAGATGAAGATGAAACAAATGTCGTCTCGTGGAAGCAGGCCAGGTCCTATTCCCCTGTTCCGGTATCTACTAGTGTAGGAGCAGAGCAGAGTTGGGATTAA